Proteins found in one Drosophila innubila isolate TH190305 chromosome X, UK_Dinn_1.0, whole genome shotgun sequence genomic segment:
- the LOC117793287 gene encoding protein obstructor-E yields MQRVQLSSVLFLAIVACGHALAVGSPECPEKYGEQAYAHTENCDQFFLCTNGTLTLETCENGLLFDGKGAVHNHCNYNWAVDCKGRQWDPTPISTPGCEYQFGLYAVSKDCSTTYIKCAHGEPHEQDCDAGLAYDERIHGCNWPDQLLDHCNPEAVVGFKCPTKVDPNSVAARFWPFPRFPVAGDCHRLITCVEGYPRLISCGEDKVFDEHSLTCEEPEYASGGCANYGK; encoded by the exons GACACGCCCTTGCGGTGGGCTCACCCGAGTGTCCGGAGAAATACGGAGAACAGGCGTATGCGCATACGGAGAATTGTGATCAGTTCTTCCTCTGCACCAACGGCACTTTGACCCTGGAGACCTGTGAGAACGGCCTGCTCTTCGATGGCAAGGGAGCGGTACACAATCACTGCAACTACAATTGGGCTGTGGACTGCAAGGGCCGTCAGTGGGATC CCACGCCCATTTCGACGCCTGGCTGCGagtatcagtttggtttatACGCCGTATCTAAGGATTGCTCCACCACGTACATCAAGTGTGCCCACGGGGAACCCCACGAACAGGATTGTGATGCTGGATTGGCTTACGATGAGCGCATTCACGGCTGCAATTGGCCCGATCAACTCTTGGATCACTGCAATCCCGAGG CTGTTGTGGGCTTCAAGTGTCCAACGAAAGTGGATCCCAATTCGGTTGCCGCTCGCTTCTGGCCCTTCCCCCGCTTCCCCGTCGCCGGCGACTGTCATCGTCTGATCACCTGCGTCGAGGGTTATCCCCGTCTCATCAGCTGTGGCGAGGACAAAGTCTTCGATGAGCACTCGCTGACCTGTGAGGAACCTGAGTACGCCAGCGGCGGTTGCGCCAACTATGGCAAATAG